A region of Jonquetella anthropi DSM 22815 DNA encodes the following proteins:
- the hemB gene encoding porphobilinogen synthase, translating to MNNRPRRLRRMAQLRNLVAETRVSKDSLIYPLFVTAKRDAKDEISAMPGQYHWGVDRLPELLDRLAALGVKSLLFFGLPDHKDEIGSSSWDENGPVQQALRCARFRHPEMTLIADVCLCEYTSHGHCGCLKQDDRGSWTVDNDATLPLLARAALSLLDAGADAAAPSDMMDGRVAALRQEMDRQGFLDRAIFSYAAKFASSFYGPFRQAAGSAPAVGDRKSYQMDPRNGREAIKEALLDEDEGADVLIVKPGLAYLDVVARLRERTDLPIASYWVSGEYSMIKAAAARGWIDERAVTCEAATSIIRAGAGMIITYSAPELAGWIDEGFLR from the coding sequence TTGAACAACAGACCAAGACGGCTGCGCCGGATGGCTCAGCTGAGAAACCTCGTCGCCGAGACGAGAGTTTCAAAAGACAGCCTCATCTACCCGCTGTTTGTGACCGCCAAGCGGGACGCCAAGGACGAAATCAGCGCCATGCCCGGTCAGTACCACTGGGGCGTGGACAGGCTGCCCGAACTGCTCGACCGACTGGCGGCTCTGGGCGTGAAGTCCCTGCTGTTCTTCGGCCTGCCCGACCACAAAGACGAGATCGGCTCGTCCTCATGGGACGAGAACGGGCCGGTTCAGCAGGCCCTTCGGTGCGCCCGGTTCCGTCACCCGGAAATGACCCTGATCGCCGACGTGTGCCTTTGCGAGTACACGTCTCACGGCCACTGCGGCTGTCTGAAACAGGACGACCGGGGAAGTTGGACGGTGGACAACGACGCCACGCTGCCGCTGCTCGCTCGAGCGGCCCTTTCCCTGCTGGACGCCGGAGCTGACGCGGCGGCCCCGTCCGACATGATGGACGGCCGAGTCGCGGCGCTCCGTCAGGAAATGGACCGTCAGGGATTTCTCGACCGGGCTATCTTCTCCTACGCGGCCAAGTTCGCCTCGTCGTTCTACGGCCCGTTCCGTCAGGCCGCCGGCTCCGCGCCCGCCGTCGGGGACCGCAAAAGCTACCAGATGGACCCGCGCAACGGCCGGGAAGCCATCAAGGAAGCTCTGCTCGACGAGGACGAAGGCGCCGACGTTCTCATTGTCAAGCCCGGTTTGGCTTATTTGGACGTCGTCGCCCGGTTGAGGGAGCGCACCGACCTGCCGATCGCCAGCTACTGGGTAAGCGGCGAGTACAGCATGATCAAAGCGGCCGCGGCTCGCGGCTGGATTGACGAGCGGGCTGTGACCTGCGAAGCGG
- the cobA gene encoding uroporphyrinogen-III C-methyltransferase, which translates to MTGAVWLVGAGPGDPGLLTRRGADLLSRADAVVFDRLVSPEILELARPDAELIDVGKSSGSHPVPQEEINGILVRLAQEGKAVVRLKGGDPYLFGRGGEEFSHLTSCGVPVGVVPGITSAFGAAACGGIPVTHRDFASSVTVITCHAKRGSSWKPDWKALAAVGGTLVFLMGTSALEEIAEGLIGAGLDESTPAAVVERGGMKGERTVRGTLGSIAGLARSAGVASPALAVVGGVASLNLDFSDMLPLKDLTVVVTRGASDAPRFAGTLARWGARVLVRPSIDPRADFSSPALSDFRPGQHEWLVFTSAHGVEFFFQWLAQKGWDVRAFAGAKIAAVGPATARELEARGLIVDLVPDVFDSAHLAEALAARKTSSAAAFRAWEATDVLSREMARSGCRLDEYPLYRNEMDGGEVGSLSADWVTFASPSAVRGFVRRWKAPGARALCIGPTTAEEAQKLGFQTVTARQASFESMTAALLELARSEKATQKERAN; encoded by the coding sequence GTGACCGGCGCCGTGTGGCTTGTGGGCGCCGGCCCCGGGGATCCGGGGCTGCTGACCCGCCGCGGCGCCGACCTGCTGTCCCGGGCCGACGCGGTCGTCTTCGACCGGCTCGTCTCGCCTGAGATCCTCGAGCTCGCCCGTCCGGACGCGGAGTTGATCGACGTGGGAAAGAGCAGCGGCAGCCACCCGGTGCCGCAGGAAGAGATCAACGGCATTCTGGTTCGTCTGGCTCAAGAGGGAAAGGCCGTCGTCCGGCTCAAAGGCGGCGATCCCTACCTGTTCGGCCGGGGCGGCGAAGAGTTCAGTCACCTGACGTCCTGCGGCGTGCCTGTGGGCGTCGTGCCGGGAATAACGTCCGCGTTCGGCGCGGCCGCCTGCGGGGGAATCCCGGTGACGCACCGGGACTTCGCCTCGTCTGTGACGGTGATTACCTGCCACGCCAAGCGGGGAAGCAGCTGGAAGCCAGACTGGAAGGCCTTGGCGGCGGTCGGCGGCACGCTCGTGTTCCTCATGGGGACGAGCGCGTTGGAAGAAATCGCCGAGGGTCTGATCGGCGCGGGGTTGGACGAATCGACCCCGGCGGCGGTCGTGGAGCGCGGCGGCATGAAAGGGGAGCGGACGGTTCGAGGGACGCTTGGCTCAATTGCCGGTCTGGCCCGGTCCGCCGGCGTCGCCTCGCCGGCTCTTGCCGTCGTCGGCGGCGTCGCGTCGCTGAACTTAGATTTTTCAGACATGCTGCCCTTGAAGGACCTGACCGTCGTCGTGACCCGCGGCGCCTCCGACGCGCCGCGCTTTGCCGGAACTTTAGCCCGCTGGGGCGCTCGGGTTCTCGTCCGGCCGTCCATCGACCCGCGGGCTGATTTCTCGTCTCCTGCCTTATCGGACTTCAGGCCGGGACAGCACGAGTGGCTCGTCTTTACGAGCGCTCACGGCGTGGAGTTCTTCTTCCAGTGGCTGGCCCAAAAGGGCTGGGACGTGAGGGCCTTTGCCGGCGCGAAAATCGCCGCCGTCGGCCCGGCGACGGCCCGGGAACTGGAAGCCCGTGGCCTCATCGTGGACTTAGTGCCCGACGTTTTCGACAGCGCCCATCTGGCGGAGGCCTTAGCCGCGCGGAAAACTTCCAGCGCCGCGGCGTTTCGCGCGTGGGAGGCGACGGACGTCTTGAGCCGAGAAATGGCCCGGTCGGGATGTCGGCTTGACGAGTACCCGCTGTACCGAAACGAGATGGACGGCGGAGAGGTCGGCAGCCTGAGCGCCGACTGGGTGACCTTTGCCAGCCCGTCGGCCGTCCGCGGGTTCGTCAGGCGATGGAAGGCCCCGGGAGCCCGGGCGCTCTGCATCGGACCGACGACCGCTGAGGAAGCTCAAAAGCTCGGGTTTCAGACCGTCACGGCTCGTCAGGCCAGCTTTGAGAGCATGACGGCGGCGCTGTTGGAACTGGCGCGAAGCGAAAAAGCCACGCAAAAGGAGAGAGCGAATTGA